The genomic window AACTGATCTCCGGAGATCTCAAATATTCGGGAACAGCTATAAACAGAGCAAAATGCTTGCAATACCATTAACAACAAGATGGCAATGATAGCTAGAAGTGTTAAGAGCTGCCAGGAACCGAACACATAACGCGTTATGACCTTTCCGGCCTTAACTTGCCATCTGCTACCGTGATACTTGTTCACATCTTCAATCACCTTATCTAGGAAGGGAACCTTCGTCAACCTTATGGACTTGCTCATCCCATTCCACAGGTTGGCCACCTCTTCATCACTCTTCAACCGGTTCAAAATAATACCTCTTTCTCTCAGAAACTTGGCATCCTCCTTGGTATCAATAATCCCATTCATTAGTTCAGTGTACCGAGCAATAACAAGTGGCCCTGACCCCGTTGATGCTTCATATGCAACCAAGTTTCTCAAAGTGACTTCTGTATTTGGATCTAAACTGATAGTAGGGAGGTAAAGCTTGGCCATCTTAGCATCAAAACTGATGGATGAGATGCTGCCATTAGTAGGTAAGAAACGGACACCAGATTCCGAGAGCTCGGACACTGAAGGGATGGTGATTTCCTCCATCAGTGGGGGTTTGGTAGTGTTACTATCGGAGTTGGAGTTGGAGTTGGAGTCCACATTTTCCGACTCATTTTCTTCCTCATGGGTTGATAAGACAGATTCAACAGGTTTTTTTAAGACAGAATATCCGGGGATCTTAGAAACGGCTGTGTTAGGCAATTTCAATATGTATTTTACAGCATcggaaaatataattttcttgatGAGTCGACCTATTGGGCCTTCAGTCAATTTTGACAGAAGTTTCGAAATTACCTCAAATGTTCCTTTTGCACTACTGGACTCTCCAGAAGATCCTTCTGCTTCGCCTTGCTGTGGTTCATTTTCGCCCGCCACTTCAATTATTTCAGATGGTTCTTTTGACCTTGGCACGATGAGATAATACAGAAAGTCCAGCAAGTGAGCATGCTCTTCAACTTGGATATGCGACAGTTCCACCCTGATCCCAAATGGACAAAGATATTTGCCAAATCCAGCTAACATTGAACACAAGATACCATCAGCTTGACGTGGCGTCGAGAACTGGAATTCTAACACCTGCTTCAGtacaaacaatggaatttgatTCTCAACCATCACCATGTCTCTCAGAATCTCATTATAAGCTGATTTGGTCCTCGCATAATCAAGTAGGTGTGACTTCCTGTGGAAAACTCTCGGCAGAGCCCGTTCTTCCCGGATGGCATAGACTTGAAGGAACTCAAGCAAGAAAGAGGCATCAACAAGCATCATCAATGCTAAGGTTTCACCATCGAAGTCCAAGAACTTGTGGTAGCAAGCTCGAATTCTGGACTCATGCTCGTTCAACTGTTTGATAAggctttcaaaattttcactttgGAGATGCTTTTTAGTTCTTTTCGCTGCTGCAATTTTGTACCTCTCCATCTCATAGAGCTCCTGCTGCAAATGATGATAAGGCCCCAGTCCAACTTGTTGTGGAACATAGCAATCCGGCTTAGTAGCCATGAGAGTTTTGGGTACATTGAAGATGTTGACAGGGACTTCACTATCTTCTTCAAGCTCTTCATTTAGAGCCTCACGTATCTGAGTCGCCCAATTTTTCTCATCAGGGCTTGGGCTACTAGAGGTGGAGGCCACGGTGGAGGCCTCGGTGGATTGAAGAGAAGAAGTTTTTGGTGTAGTTGACATGGCAGTTCAATTTGGTGTATTATGTGAGAGGGAGTTTGGAGTGAGGGCGTATTGCATAGGAGATAGGATATTGGTACAATATATAGACCGAAATTTCTGAAAATATCCCTAATTTTTTTGCCTATATTTCCCATATTTTGGAAGACCAAGTCAAACCGAGCAGTCAACGCGGTCAAACAAGACGGTCAATGCATGTCAAATCGGAGGGTCAACGCAGGGGAACCAAAAGGTTTAGCGTGGACTTAGCTCACCACCGGGCGAAACTCAccctatttaatatatattaaaagtatatttttttttaagaacaaattattttataattaagtgaaattttttgatttaattgattatcaaaaatattaaaattatcataataatttttttcataatgtttttcatatgattaatatattaattaaatattaaaaattataaatatattatcatttattttatatcaattaatgcaattgaattaaatatatgataattttaatattaaatatattttaaaattagacatacaataatcaaatattacaatattattACCAAATAACAtgtaatgtaatttaataatcaatatacacttataaaatttatatttttatcgatgcatatatatatatatatatcaatttcttcaacaaaacaactttaaaatgtcattatacttctaatttcatgtttaaaagttttttcttatatttttataagttttgatcaattttagacAAAATATTCGTCGATATATTTTCGATAACtctaatatattcataaaatcaaaGTATCAACATATtcgtaattattgatattttcataaacTACCTTTTGTTCATTGTTTTATTAAAGTTTCCGCCAGCTCAAATAGGCAAAGCTAGCTAGATTGTTATctacaaaatttgaattcaaacaaTTCCATATAATAAGAGACCTTGCCAAACAATTGGAGTAATTAATCGTGCGTTTTCCATATGGTTTTCAAAACTAGACCGGTTGGTCACTATTTCGATCTGGTTTGATCCAGTCAATTAGGTCGGAAATAGGTTGAATCGGAAtcgaaccggttgaaccggaatcgaaccggttgaaccggcaGTCCGACTGGTTCCATCCAAATCAAAcggttcaattttattttatttttattatttttacagtATCAAAACGACATCGTTTTAAAGAATATGAAAACATTGCACtgatgatgaagaaattgtcGTCCCCAACATGCTGCGACATCGACGCCAGCTCCCACAGGCGGTCTCCCCGGTCGTTACACCATTGCAACCATGACCCCCTCTTCTTTCCCTCCCCGCTGCAAAGCCCCCTCTAGGCACCGCAAACCCCCAGCACCCCACCCACACCCCACCCCCCGAACACATTGCAACCGTCCTCCCCCCACTGCAAAGCCCCCTCTCGACGCCGCAAACCTGTCCCCCGACGGTCAAAACGCCTCTCTGGAAAACCTAATTGTGTGCACTGTGTGTCTTCataattttaatgtattttttattattattatgatattatgtttaatattccatttttataaaaaaaaaaatttgtttatttattagttCTAAAAACATTGGGTTTTCTCATCTCACGAATGTATTGGAATCACTGTTAACCAAACTTTTATAAACTCTATgcagaaataattattttaaaaaataattttggatgcataaaacaaaataaatggaagtactaaaataatcatcATATTCTTACCTTGATCCATGATACCAATAACACTTTTGAAGTGAGATTGAGTCACTTTGTGAATTGTATTGTCAAGgtcttcaactcactactctcatatagtggatgtGTCACTTGTGTGgtatatgtatttaaaaataaaacaacaaaaggacataagaatgagagtgtggcttgggaccttaacttataaaaattgtatatctcttagtcttcccatcaaagactatatgggagttatactcattatttacacccattatgtacaaattaatgggtaatggtgggttattaacttgaatgcatctctataattgcataggttatacttttt from Vitis vinifera cultivar Pinot Noir 40024 chromosome 9, ASM3070453v1 includes these protein-coding regions:
- the LOC100264601 gene encoding putative UPF0481 protein At3g02645, with product MSTTPKTSSLQSTEASTVASTSSSPSPDEKNWATQIREALNEELEEDSEVPVNIFNVPKTLMATKPDCYVPQQVGLGPYHHLQQELYEMERYKIAAAKRTKKHLQSENFESLIKQLNEHESRIRACYHKFLDFDGETLALMMLVDASFLLEFLQVYAIREERALPRVFHRKSHLLDYARTKSAYNEILRDMVMVENQIPLFVLKQVLEFQFSTPRQADGILCSMLAGFGKYLCPFGIRVELSHIQVEEHAHLLDFLYYLIVPRSKEPSEIIEVAGENEPQQGEAEGSSGESSSAKGTFEVISKLLSKLTEGPIGRLIKKIIFSDAVKYILKLPNTAVSKIPGYSVLKKPVESVLSTHEEENESENVDSNSNSNSDSNTTKPPLMEEITIPSVSELSESGVRFLPTNGSISSISFDAKMAKLYLPTISLDPNTEVTLRNLVAYEASTGSGPLVIARYTELMNGIIDTKEDAKFLRERGIILNRLKSDEEVANLWNGMSKSIRLTKVPFLDKVIEDVNKYHGSRWQVKAGKVITRYVFGSWQLLTLLAIIAILLLMVLQAFCSVYSCSRIFEISGDQLFFGGFSS